Proteins found in one Perognathus longimembris pacificus isolate PPM17 unplaced genomic scaffold, ASM2315922v1 HiC_scaffold_5472, whole genome shotgun sequence genomic segment:
- the LOC125345296 gene encoding negative elongation factor B has translation MFAGLQDLGVANGEDLKETLTNCTEPLKAIEQFQTENGVLLPSLQSALPFLDLHGTPRLEFHQSVFDELRDKLLERVSAIASEGKADERYKKLEDLLEKSFSLVKMPSLQPVVMCVMKHLPKVPEKKLKLVMADKELYRACAVEVKRQIWQDNQALFGDEVSPLLKQYILEKESALFSTELSVLHNFFSPSPKTRRQGEVVQKLTQMVGKNVKLYDMVLQFLRTLFLRTRNVHYCTLRAELLMSLHDLDVGDICSVDPCHKFTWCLDACIRERFVDSKRARELQGFLDGVKKGQEQVLGDLSMILCDPFAINTLSLSTVRHLQELVSQETLPRDSPDLLLLLRLLALGQGAWDLIDSQVFKEPKMEAELITQFLPMLMSFVVDDYTFNVDQKLPTEEKAPVTYPNTLPESFTKFLQEQRMACEVGLYYVLHITKQRNKNALLRLLPGLVETFGDLAFSDIFLHLLTGSLVLLADEFALEDFCSSLFDGFFLTASPRKENVHRHVLRLLLHLHPRVAPAKMEALQKALEPTGQSGEAVKELYSQLGEKLEQLDHQKPSPAQATETPALELPLPSVPATAAL, from the exons ATGTTCGCGGGGCTGCAGGACCTGGGCGTGGCCAACGGCGAGGACCTGAAAGAAACCCTGACCAACTGCACGGAGCCTCTGAAGGCCATCGAGCAGTTCCAG ACGGAGAATGGCGTCCTCCTACCCTCCCTGCAGTCGGCCCTGCCCTTCCTGGACCTGCACGGGACGCCGCGCCTCGAGTTCCACCAGTCGGTGTTTGATGAGCTCCGGGACAAACTCCTGGAGCGAGTGTCAGCCATCGCTTCGGAAGGGAAGGCCGATGAAAG GTACAAGAAGCTGGAGGATCTTTTAGAGAAGAGCTTTTCTCTGGTCAAGATGCCATCCTTGCAGCCAGTGGTTATGTGTGTCATGAAACACCTGCCCAAG GTGCCTGAGAAGAAGCTGAAGCTGGTGATGGCAGACAAGGAGCTCTACCGAGCATGTGCTGTGGAGGTGAAGCGGCAGATCTGGCAGGATAATCAGGCACTTTTTGGTGACGAGGTCTCCCCGCTGCTGAAGCAGTACATCTTGGAGAAGGAGAGTGCACTCTTCAGCACGGAGCTTTCTGTCCTGCACAACTTCTTCAGCCCCTCTCCCAAGACAAGGCGCCAGGGTGAG GTGGTGCAGAAGCTGACACAGATGGTCGGGAAGAACGTGAAGTTGTACGACATGGTGCTGCAGTTCCTGCGCACGCTGTTCCTTCGAACCAGGAACGTGCACTACTGCACTCTGCGGGCTGAGCTGCTCATGTCCCTGCATGACCTCGACGTGGGCGATATCTGCTCTGTGGACCCTTGCCACAAG TTCACCTGGTGCCTGGACGCCTGCATCCGAGAGCGGTTTGTGGACAGCAAGAGAGCGCGGGAGCTCCAGGGATTTTTGGATGGTGTGAAGAAGGGTCAGGAGCAGGTCTTGGG GGACTTGTCCATGATCCTGTGTGACCCCTTTGCCATCAACACACTATCACTGAGCACTGTTCGGCACCTGCAGGAGTTGGTTAGCCAGGAGACACTGCCCAGG GACAGCCCTGACCTCCTTCTGCTACTCAGACTGCTCGCGCTAGGACAAGGAGCATGGGACTTGATTGACAGCCAAGTCTTCAAGGAGCCCAAGATG gaagctgagctcatcACACAGTTCCTGCCCATGCTCATGTCCTTTGTGGTGGATGACTATACCTTCAATGTGGACCAGAAGCTGCCAACTGAGGAGAAAGCCCCCGTCACGTACCCCAACACACTTCCCGAAAGTTTCACCAA gTTTCTGCAGGAGCAGCGGATGGCCTGTGAAGTAGGGCTGTACTACGTCCTCCACATCACCAAGCAGCGGAACAAGAATGCGCTCCTACGCCTGCTTCCCGGGCTCG TGGAGACATTCGGTGACCTGGCCTTCAGCGACATCTTCCTCCACCTGCTCACGGGAAGCCTGGTGCTACTGGCCGATGAGTTTGCCCTGGAAGATTTCTGCAGCAGCCTCTTTGATGGCTTCTTCCTGACTGCCTCTCCCAG GAAGGAGAATGTGCATCGGCATGTGCTGCgtctcctcctccacctgcacCCCAGGGTGGCCCCAGCCAAGATGGAGGCCTTGCAGAAGGCCCTGGAGCCCACAGGCCAG AGTGGGGAGGCTGTGAAGGAGCTCTACTCCCAGCTCGGCGAGAAGCTGGAGCAGCTGGACCATCAgaagcccagccctgcccaggccaCCGAGACGCCGGCCCTGGAGCTGCCCCTCCCGAGCGTGCCCGCCACGGCCGCCCTCTGA
- the LOC125345297 gene encoding torsin-4A-like produces MDRGQPAPEPAAPRARGPGVMAPVRAVLRLRRRVCLLRQRRLRGPGASGPGCGPAAPRTEPRFFTFDGPGEPPPSRAPRRRRRRSRLVLYPEASRPARPRAERRSRAQRCLWLLVAIVGFQVLNAIENLDDNALRYDLDGLEKALRGAVFGQPAAVGRLVALLRDYLATHAHGRPLLLALLGPRGVGKSLAGRLLARHFRAVPGGAPVLVYHARHHCPEPRAAPRCRRDLARRVADVVARAEAAERTPLLVLDDAERLPPALLDELHGLVQPQRPHRFRNAIYVLLSGAGAAEVTRFALHQASRAPRNASRAPPPGPGPGPGPGPGPAAPAEAELRARLRARLAREHPLWHAAAIVPFLLLDRQDVVSCFQEEMAGEGFFPDRARAERLAAQLSYYRVAGREFAVTGCEPVVAAVNLL; encoded by the coding sequence ATGGACCGCGGCCAGCCGGCCCCAGAGCCCGCGGCGCCCCGCGCCCGGGGCCCCGGCGTGATGGCGCCCGTGCGCGCCGTGCTCCGCCTGCGCCGCCGCGTGTGCCTCCTGCGCCAGCGGCGCCTGCGGGGGCCCGGGGCGTCCGGGCCCGGctgcggccccgcggccccgcgcacCGAGCCCCGGTTCTTCACTTTCGACGGCCCGGGGGAGCCGCCGCCCTCGCGGGCCCCGCGCCGCCGGCGCCGGCGCAGCcgcctggtgctctaccccgaggcctcccgcccggcccggccgcgcgCCGAGCGCCGGAGCCGCGCCCAGCGCTGCCTGTGGCTGCTGGTGGCCATCGTGGGCTTCCAGGTGCTCAACGCCATCGAGAACCTGGACGACAACGCGCTGCGCTACGACCTGGACGGGCTGGAGAAGGCGCTGCGGGGCGCCGTGTTCGGCCAGCCGGCCGCCGTGGGCCGCCTCGTGGCGCTGCTGCGGGACTACCTGGCCACGCACGCGCACGGCCGCCCGCTCCTGCTGGCGCTGCTCGGGCCCCGCGGCGTGGGCAAGAGCCTGGCGGGCCGCCTGCTGGCGCGCCACTTCCGCGCCGTGCCCGGCGGGGCGCCCGTGCTCGTGTACCACGCGCGCCACCACTGCCCCGAGCCGCGCGCCGCGCCGCGCTGCCGCCGGGACCTGGCGCGCCGCGTGGCCGACGTGGTGGCGCGGGCCGAGGCCGCGGAGCGGACGCCGCTGCTGGTGCTGGACGACGCCGAGCGGCTGCCGCCCGCGCTGCTGGACGAGCTGCACGGCCTCGTGCAGCCGCAGCGCCCGCACCGCTTCCGCAACGCCATCTACGTGCTGCTCAGCGGCGCGGGCGCGGCCGAGGTCACGCGCTTCGCGCTGCACCAGGCCTCCCGCGCGCCGCGCAACGCCTCCCGcgcgccgccgcccggccccggccccggccccggccccggccccggccccgccgcgccggCCGAGGCGGAGCTGCGCGCCCGGCTCCGCGCGCGCCTGGCCCGCGAGCACCCGCTGTGGCACGCGGCGGCCATCGTGCCCTTCCTGCTGCTCGACCGGCAGGATGTGGTCAGCTGCTTCCAGGAGGAGATGGCCGGCGAGGGCTTCTTCCCGGACCGGGCCCGCGCCGAGCGCCTCGCCGCGCAGCTCAGCTACTACCGCGTGGCCGGCCGCGAGTTCGCGGTCACGGGCTGCGAGCCCGTGGTGGCCGCCGTGAACCTGCTGTAG
- the LOC125345298 gene encoding notch-regulated ankyrin repeat-containing protein, with product MSQAELSTCSAPPTQRIFQEAVRKGNTQELQTLLQNMTNCEFNVNSFGPEGQTALHQSVIDGNLELVKLLVKFGADIRLANRDGWSALHIAAFGGHQDIVLYLITKAKYAASGR from the coding sequence ATGAGCCAGGCCGAGCTGTCCACCTGCTCGGCGCCGCCGACGCAGCGCATCTTCCAGGAGGCCGTGCGCAAAGGCAACACGCAGGAGCTGCAGACGCTGCTGCAGAACATGACCAACTGCGAGTTCAACGTGAACTCCTTCGGGCCCGAGGGCCAGACGGCGCTGCACCAGTCGGTCATCGACGGCAACCTGGAGCTGGTGAAGCTGCTGGTCAAGTTCGGCGCCGACATCCGCCTGGCCAACCGCGACGGCTGGAGCGCGCTGCACATCGCCGCGTTCGGCGGCCACCAGGACATCGTGCTGTATCTCATCACCAAGGCCAAGTACGCGGCCAGCGGCCGGTGA